ACCAATTTTGAAGACTTAGTGGGCTTGGAACAATTGCCAGGACTTGCTGCACAACTGCTTTTGGCTGATGGTTATGGATTTGCTGGTGAAGGAGACTGGAAAACAGCTGCTTTAGTTCGCTTGTTCAAGATTATGTCACATAATCAACAAACTGTTTTTATGGAAGATTACACACTGGATTTGCGTAAAGGACATGAGGCAATTCTTGGGTCGCATATGTTGGAAGTTGATCCTTCTATTGCATCAGATAAGCCACGTGTCGAAGTTCATCCTTTGGATATTGGGGGGGAAGCTGATCCAGCTCGTCTTGTGTTTACTGGTATGGTAGGCGAAGGAGTGGATATTACCATGGCTGATTATGGTGATGAGTTCAAATTGATTTCTTATGATGTACAAGGAAACAAACCAGAAGCAGAAACACCATTTTTACCAGTAGCTAAACAGCTTTGGACGCCTAAATTAGGATTGAAAGCTGGTGCTGAGGAGTGGTTAAGAGCTGGTGGTGGACACCATACCGTTTTGTCGTTTGTTGTGGATGCGGAACAGATTGGTGACTTGTGTGATTTGTTTGGTTTGACTTATGTAAATCTTGGGTAAAATATTTGAGGAGGTTTCCTCCTCTTTTAATGTCACTAAGTGTTAGCGATTGGAATAGAAAAATAGAATTAACGTATCTAAAAGATATCATGAATTTGTTTCGTATTAAGAATTTACAAGAATTAAAATTATTTTTCGATACTATTTATTGATGAGGAATCTAGTGCCTTCTGGAAATAGAGAGGGTTGCGGCGAAATAAAAATACGATAGCAACGTTTCCTAGTGAATATATAAACAAATGATTAGAATATCAAATGCAATTGACTTATAATATAGGAAAATCAGGAGGAAAAAATGACAAATTATAATTCAGAAGCTTATTTAGAAAAGCTTGATAAATGGTGGCGTGCAGCGACTTATCTTGGAGCAGGAATGATTTTCTTAAAAGCAAATCCTTTATCTGCTGTAACTGGAACGCCAATCAAGGCTGAAGATTTGAAAGCGAATCCAATTGGACACTGGGGAACTGTTTCAGGGCAAACTTTCCTTTATGCTCATGCCAATCGTTTGATTAACAAGTATAACCAAAAGATGTTTTATCTTGGTGGTCCGGGTCATGGGGGACAAGCGATGGTTGTTCCTTCATATCTTGATGGAAGTTATACTGAAGCTTATCCAGAGATTACTCAAGATTTGGAAGGAATGTCTCGTTTGTTCAAGCGTTTCTCATTTCCTGGAGGAATTGGGTCACACATGACGGCTCAAACGCCGGGTTCACTTCATGAAGGTGGAGAATTGGGTTACACGCTTTCTCATGCGACTGGGGCGATTCTTGACCAACCTGAGCAAATTGCTTTTGCTGTCGTTGGAGACGGAGAAGCAGAGACTGGGCCGTTGATGGCAAGTTGGCATTCAATTAAATTTATCAACCCTAAAAATGATGGTGCTGTTTTGCCAATCCTTGATTTGAATGGGTTTAAAATTTCAAATCCAACCTTATTTGCTCGGACATCGGATGTGGATATTCGCAAATTCTTTGAAGGGCTAGGTTACTCACCTCGTTATATTGAAAATGATGATATCCATGATTATATGGCTTATCATAAATTAGCAGCTGAAGTTTTTGATAAAGCAATTGAAGATATTCATCAAATCCAAGAGGATGCGCGTGAACATGGTCGTTATCAAAATGGAGAAATTCCGGCTTGGCCTGTTATCATCGCTCGTTTGCCTAAGGGTTGGGGTGGGCCACGCTATAATGACTGGTCTGGCCCTAAATTTGATGGCAAGGGAATGCCGATTGAACATAGTTTCCGCGCTCACCAAGTGCCATTGCCATTATCTTCTAAAAATATGGAAACACTCCCCGAATTTGAAAAATGGATGGCTTCTTATCAACCTGAAACGCTTTTCAATGCTGATGGAAGCTTGAAAGAAGAACTGCGTGACTTTGCTCCGAAGGGCGAAATGCGCATGGCATCAAATCCTGTAACAAATGGAGGGGTTGACCGTTCAAACTTGATTTTGCCAGATTGGAAAAACTTTGCTAATCCAATCACAGCGGAAAACCGTGGAAAATTGCTTCCTGAAACAAATGATAATATGGACATGAACGTGCTGTCAAAATATTTTGCAGAAATCGTCAAACTCAATCCAACACGTTTCCGTCTTTTTGGGCCAGATGAAACCATGTCCAACCGTTTCTGGGAAATGTTTAAGGTGACTAATCGTCAATGGATGCAAGTCATCAAAAATCCAAATGATGAATTTATCGCACCAGAAGGTCGGATTATTGATTCACAACTTTCTGAACACCAAGCTGAAGGTTGGCTTGAAGGTTATACGTTGACAGGACGTACGGGTGTTTTTGCAAGTTATGAATCATTCTTGCGCGTGGTAGATTCAATGTTGACACAACATTTCAAATGGATTCGTCAAGCAGCTGATCAAAAATGGCGCCATGATTATCCTTCGCTCAATGTGGTTTCAACTTCAACTGTTTTCCAACAAGACCACAATGGTTATACTCACCAAGACCCTGGGATGTTGACTCATTTGGCTGAAAAGAAATCTGATTTTATCCGTCAATATCTGCCAGCAGATGCGAATACTTTGCTTGCTGTCTTTGACCGTGCTTTCCAAGATCGGAGCAAGATTAACCACATCGTGGCTTCTAAGCAACCTCGTCAACAATGGTTTACTAAAGAAGAAGCTGAAAAATTGGCGACTGAAGGAATTGCAACGATTGATTGGGCTTCTACTGTCAAGGAAGGTGAAGAGGTTGATTTGATTTTTGCTTCGGCAGGGGCTGAACCTACAATCGAAACACTCGCTGCTTTGCATCTCGTTAACGAAGTCTTCCCTCAAGCGAAATTCCGCTATGTCAACGTGGTTGAACTTGGTCGTTTGCAAAAGAAAAAAGGGGCTTTAAACCAAGAACGAGAACTTTCGGATGCTGAGTTTGAAAAATATTTTGGTCCTTCAGGAACACCAGTAATCTTTGGATTCCACGGTTATGAAGATTTGATCGAATCTATCTTCTATCAAAGAGGACATCAAGGCTTGATTGTTCATGGTTATCGTGAAGATGGCGATATTACCACGACCTACGATATGCGTGTTTATTCTGAGCTCGACCGTTTCCACCAAGCGATTGATGCGATGCAAGTGCTTTACGTTGATCGTAAGGTTAACCAAGCTTTGGCCAAAGCATTCATCGATAAGATGAAACGCATTCTTGACAAACACTTTGAAGTGACACGTAATGAAGGAGTAGATATTCCGGAGTTCACTGATTGGACTTGGTCTGATTTGAAAAAATAGTTTTGAATAGGGTTAAAAATGCATACATCTCTCTAAAAGGAGGTGTGTGTTTTTATTTGCAAATGCGTCAGTAAAAAAGTCAGAGAAAACGCTGATGAATTCTTTTTCAGAGAGAAAAAATGCTGACGTAAATTTTCGTCAGTAAAATCTCTAATAAAAAACGATGAAAACCCTATCATTTTTATTTGAAAGTGTTATAATAGAATAATGAGAAAAAAATAAGTTTTAACTTCGAAAATCAAATGTTTCTCGGGAGGAATATTATGGCATTACTTACAATTGATATTGGCGGCACAAGCATTAAATATGCACGTTTTACAGAGGGTAGACTCGGAGATCAGGGAGCTTTTGCAACGCCGGATAATTTGGAGGATTTTTATCAGCATCTGACGGCCATTGTTGAGCAATTTAGGGAAAATACAGATATTTGTGGTGTGGCAATCAGCGCGCCTGGTGCGGTAAATAAGCGTTCGGGAGTGATTGAAGGAGCGAGTGCTTTGCCTTATATTCACAACTTTAATATTCAAGCAGAGCTTGAGAAACGTTTTGGTTTGCCTGTTTCTATCGAAAATGATGCGAATTGTGCTGCCCTTGCTGAGGTGAACTTCGGCGTCGCAAAAGGACTTTCGGATGTGCTGTTTTTGGTGCTAGGGACTGGAGTTGGCGGAGCGGTAGTTGTGGATGGAAAAGTTCACCATGGAAAACACCTTTTTGGTGGAGAATTTGGCTTTATGCTCATGGATGACCGGCATTCATTTTCAGAGCTGGGGACGACGATTCGCATGGCGGAGCGCTACAACAAGCGGACTGGCGAAAATCTTGATGCGATTGCCATTTTTGAAAAAGCTTTTGCGGGAGATGAAATCGCGCAGGAAGAAAGGGATGTTTTTGTGTTCAATGTGGCCAAAGGGATTTTCAACTTGCAATACAGTTTTGATCCGGAGTTAATCATCATTGGTGGTGGTGTGTCGCAAGCAGACTGGCTGATTCCGACCTTGCAAAAGGAACTTGTGCGTCTGGTTGAACTCAACAAAGATGCTGAAATGTTACCTCAAATTACTGTCTGTGCATTCAAAAATGATGCCAATTTGATTGGTGCGGCGGCTGATTTTGCTCAAACTTATGCAAAATGATGCAAAATAATTTTCGTCAGTAAATTCTCTCAGAGAAAATGCTGACGAAAACGTATTTTTTAAGAAAATTTTCAAAGGAAACAAAATGACAGAACTTTACGGCTCAATCGAGGCAGGTGGCACAAAATTTGTGTTGGCTGTCGGCGATGAACAGTTGAATGTTTTAAAAAGAATTCAAATTCCCACCGAAACACCTGAAAAAACGCTGGCGGCAACGCTTAGTTTTTTCCAAGAAAATCCGGTGACGGCCTTGTCTATTGGCTCGTTTGGGCCGATTGATATCAATCCTGAAAGCCCGACTTACGGCTCAATCACAACAACACCAAAAGCCGGTTGGGGAAATATCAATCTTTTAGAAATTCTAAAGAAAGAATTGTCCATTCCAATGGCTTTTACTACAGATGTCAACGCCTCGGCCTATGGTGAAATGGTGAAAACGGGGCAAAAATCACTGATTTATTTCACGATTGGCACGGGAATTGGTGGTGGCGCTGTTCAAAATGGGCAATTTATCGGTGGCTTTTCTCATGCAGAAATGGGACATCAGTATGTCAAACATCATCCCAAAGACCTTGATTTTGCGGGCGTTTGCCCCTATCACGGCGACTGCATAGAAGGTTTGGCGGCTGGGCCGTCACTCGAAGCACGCACAGGAATTCGGGGCGAAAATTTGCCAGCAGACAGTGAAATCTGGGACATCCAAGCCTTTTACATTGCTCAGCTCGCGGTCAATAGCACCCTTGCTTTTGCGCCAGAAAAGATTGTTTTTGGCGGCGGAGTGATGGCGCAAGAACACATGATGGAGCGAGTTCGTAAGCAATTTAGTCAACTTCTGGCAGGCTATGTACAACTTTCTTGCGACCTTCAAGACTATTTGGTCAGACCAGCAGTTTTGGAAAATGGTTCGGCAACATTGGGAAATTTTGCGCTCGCGGCAAATTTACTCAAGAGAAAATACTGACGCATTTTTCGTCAGTGTTTTTTCTTATTAAAAAATTTACGTCAGCAAATTCTCTGACTATTTCAAGGAATTTTTCAGAGTAAATTTACGTCATTTTCATTTCCGAATAATGAGACCGTTTACGAAGAAAAAACACAAAAATATCTCTGCAAAAATAAATAATTTATGTTAGAATAAGTCTAATAAAATTTAATTGAACAAAAGCAAGTCACAGCTTTTGCATCTTATTAGAGGAGGGTCCCTTGTCAGACAATACACTTGAAAAAATCATCGTGCTCGACTACGGTTCACAATATAATCAACTTATCGCGCGCCGTATCCGCGAAATCGGTGTTTTCTCAGAACTTATGAGTCACAAAGTTACAGCCAACCAAATCCGTGAGATTAATCCAATCGGTATCATTCTCTCGGGTGGTCCAAATTCCGTTTATGACGAAGGTTCGTTTGACATTGATCCTGAAATCTTTGAACTTGGCTTACCTATTTTGGGAATTTGCTACGGAATGCAACTGATGAGCTACAAACTTGGTGGCATGGTTGAAGCAGCAGAAGAACGTGAATATGGCGTTGCTCCTCTTGAGCTCAAAGCCGATTCAGCCTTGTTTGCTAACACACCAGAAGTTCAAGACGTATTGATGAGTCATGGTGACCGCGTAACTGCCATTCCAGAAGGCTTCCACGTTGTAGCAACCTCACCAAACAGCCCATTTGCGGCCGTTGAAAATACTCAACGCCGTTTCTACGGTATCCAATTCCACCCAGAAGTGCGCCATTCAGTGCATGGTACGGATTTGCTCAGAAACTTCGCCCTTAACATCTGTGGAGCTAAAGGCAACTGGTCAATGGAAAACTTCATTGAGATGCAAATCAAAGAAA
The DNA window shown above is from Lactococcus sp. S-13 and carries:
- the scrK gene encoding fructokinase ScrK, giving the protein MTELYGSIEAGGTKFVLAVGDEQLNVLKRIQIPTETPEKTLAATLSFFQENPVTALSIGSFGPIDINPESPTYGSITTTPKAGWGNINLLEILKKELSIPMAFTTDVNASAYGEMVKTGQKSLIYFTIGTGIGGGAVQNGQFIGGFSHAEMGHQYVKHHPKDLDFAGVCPYHGDCIEGLAAGPSLEARTGIRGENLPADSEIWDIQAFYIAQLAVNSTLAFAPEKIVFGGGVMAQEHMMERVRKQFSQLLAGYVQLSCDLQDYLVRPAVLENGSATLGNFALAANLLKRKY
- a CDS encoding phosphoketolase family protein — its product is MTNYNSEAYLEKLDKWWRAATYLGAGMIFLKANPLSAVTGTPIKAEDLKANPIGHWGTVSGQTFLYAHANRLINKYNQKMFYLGGPGHGGQAMVVPSYLDGSYTEAYPEITQDLEGMSRLFKRFSFPGGIGSHMTAQTPGSLHEGGELGYTLSHATGAILDQPEQIAFAVVGDGEAETGPLMASWHSIKFINPKNDGAVLPILDLNGFKISNPTLFARTSDVDIRKFFEGLGYSPRYIENDDIHDYMAYHKLAAEVFDKAIEDIHQIQEDAREHGRYQNGEIPAWPVIIARLPKGWGGPRYNDWSGPKFDGKGMPIEHSFRAHQVPLPLSSKNMETLPEFEKWMASYQPETLFNADGSLKEELRDFAPKGEMRMASNPVTNGGVDRSNLILPDWKNFANPITAENRGKLLPETNDNMDMNVLSKYFAEIVKLNPTRFRLFGPDETMSNRFWEMFKVTNRQWMQVIKNPNDEFIAPEGRIIDSQLSEHQAEGWLEGYTLTGRTGVFASYESFLRVVDSMLTQHFKWIRQAADQKWRHDYPSLNVVSTSTVFQQDHNGYTHQDPGMLTHLAEKKSDFIRQYLPADANTLLAVFDRAFQDRSKINHIVASKQPRQQWFTKEEAEKLATEGIATIDWASTVKEGEEVDLIFASAGAEPTIETLAALHLVNEVFPQAKFRYVNVVELGRLQKKKGALNQERELSDAEFEKYFGPSGTPVIFGFHGYEDLIESIFYQRGHQGLIVHGYREDGDITTTYDMRVYSELDRFHQAIDAMQVLYVDRKVNQALAKAFIDKMKRILDKHFEVTRNEGVDIPEFTDWTWSDLKK
- a CDS encoding ROK family protein, which translates into the protein MALLTIDIGGTSIKYARFTEGRLGDQGAFATPDNLEDFYQHLTAIVEQFRENTDICGVAISAPGAVNKRSGVIEGASALPYIHNFNIQAELEKRFGLPVSIENDANCAALAEVNFGVAKGLSDVLFLVLGTGVGGAVVVDGKVHHGKHLFGGEFGFMLMDDRHSFSELGTTIRMAERYNKRTGENLDAIAIFEKAFAGDEIAQEERDVFVFNVAKGIFNLQYSFDPELIIIGGGVSQADWLIPTLQKELVRLVELNKDAEMLPQITVCAFKNDANLIGAAADFAQTYAK